One Nymphaea colorata isolate Beijing-Zhang1983 chromosome 12, ASM883128v2, whole genome shotgun sequence genomic window, AGTCATTCAAATCCTCAGGCAGACGACCCAAGAAGAAAATTTACTATAGGGAACATGATCTCGATAGGGTCATGGAGCTCCAGAAGAAGCCTTCACTTATTTTACAACTCAAGAACATCATTCTCAACCAAAAGAATCGATGTATCCTTCTCAGAGACTTAGAAAAGGAGGTGGGTATTGTTGAAAAATGGAATTTTATGTCCATCATTGAGAGATATCCATTAATTTTCAAGGTTACTGGAGGAAGTAGAAGACCTTATGTCTTACAGCTCACAGATAAGGCTCTCTCAATCGTTGAACAGCAAAAAGATGTTATGGAAATGATGGAGCCCATTGTTGTCACCAACCTAAGAAAGTTGTTGATGATGTCCATGGATTGTAGAATTCCATTGGCTAAACTTGTCTTGATCCAACCTGAGTTGGGTTTACCCAAAAACTTTATGGAGGATCTGATTCCCAATTATCCAGATTTCTTTAGTGTGCAGGAGTTCAAAGGACATGATTATCTTCAACTTGAGAGTTGGGACTCTTCATTAGCAGTCACTCACCGTGAATCCAACTTGTTTATGGATCCAATGAATGGGAAAAGGCTCCACTTCACTAAAGATGG contains:
- the LOC116265590 gene encoding protein WHAT'S THIS FACTOR 1 homolog, chloroplastic codes for the protein MAMCGKKFAYSSQLLSSASSRIFSFSWGFPFLVQKSFKSSGRRPKKKIYYREHDLDRVMELQKKPSLILQLKNIILNQKNRCILLRDLEKEVGIVEKWNFMSIIERYPLIFKVTGGSRRPYVLQLTDKALSIVEQQKDVMEMMEPIVVTNLRKLLMMSMDCRIPLAKLVLIQPELGLPKNFMEDLIPNYPDFFSVQEFKGHDYLQLESWDSSLAVTHRESNLFMDPMNGKRLHFTKDGNCSCPFSFRVKFPAGFRPNMRYLEEFHKWQKLAFPSPYLNARQFNPASPAARKRAVAVLHELLSLTVEKRLTSAQLDAFHAEYQLPCRLLLCLVRNHGIFYLTNKGIRSTVMLKEAYDGSCLIEKSPLVRFNDKFLSLAGRIEHSLNKKMPLTVEVV